In Sphaerospermopsis torques-reginae ITEP-024, the genomic window TTTTTGCTTTTGTGCAGGTAAATTTGGAAGCTTATGAATTAATAGTGAATTAATTAAAGCATCAACAACTTGCCAACCATAGAAAAGATGAAGTTCAGCATCAAGAACTTCTGTTAATACTAGATCCCATTGATTGAGTAAATGTTCAATACCCCTTGTATAATCACTGATATAAATTAATCTTTTAGGATTTCTCTTAATTCCTGTTAAGTTAAAATCATCTAAATTAATACCATTGGTTGTTAAAAATATCTTATCTTCTGGTATCCAATCTGGTAACATCGCTTTATGGAAGTTGGATAGCATAAACAGCTTATCAAAACTTCTGAGAAATTCTGCACGTTGGGATTCTGCAATCTCTGGAAATAATTTCGGGTTATCGTGCATCCAAATTGCAGTTTTTTTAGCCTTGATTTTCATTTGCATCGGTTGAGTCCATGCACGATGACAAATGAAGACATTAAAATTATCTTCTGGGTTGAATTTATCAACAGAATTATAAACTACTCCGTTATATTCTCCTTCCATGTCACCGCATCTGTTAAATACTGTGACTTGATAGCCTAACTTTGTTAATTCTTGACTTAAATAAATTATCGCTTCTTCACTTCCTCCTATACCTTGATTAATTGAAATAGGAGACCAATCTTCTAGATGAAAGGGAAAATTGGAATAAATTACTATTGAGTTATTGTCCCAATCCATATTGTTTATCTGTTGCTCAAATGACATTAATATGATTGTATATTAAAACCTAAAATCTGATTTAGATTCTCGTACATTTAATTAATTAAAATTACTTATTTGAATTTTCAAAAGTTAAAAATTATTTGGTGCATGAATTATGTAAGATATGAATAACATAATCAGCAAATTTATTTGCTGTTTGATCACTTATGACAGGATCTACATAAACAAAGCTGAAAAATATCTGATCATTTAATGTAACAACTCCCAACCAAAAACAATCACCACCAAGATGTTGACCTGTAGCAAAATATAAGTCTTTGATTTTTATTTGCTCTTGTTTATATTCAAATTGGAATTTACCTCTATTGGAAATTGCAAAAGCATTGTTTCTTCCCATTTTGTCCTCTTTGCTAATTACAGATTTAGCCATCAACTCTCTATCAGGACTGCGAAATCTGTTCTGTTTTAGCAAATTTAATGGTATACCACTAATCAAAGAATTATGTATTTTTGATTTACATTTTCTGGCTAAATCCCAAAAAGATGTATTTTTACCAACTAGCTGATTAAAGCCAAGCACAGAGATAAAACAACCTAAATTTTGGGTATTAATCTCAGGTTGACAAGATTTTCTTAAATTTACAGGCAACCCGTAAGATAAATTGATCTGTTCTTTTGCATTGAGTAATTTTCTAAAAGCAAATAACATTGCTGCACAAATAGCACCATGAACAGTGGTTTCCTCTTGTTTACATTTGGTAATTAGCATCTTAGTCATATCTTGACTCAGGTTTCGTGGCAAGATTTTACTAAACCGTTCATTTGCAGATGCTTTACCTTCAATAATTAATTGTGGTTCGAGGTTAATTTGTTCATTAACTGAAGTTTTTGTAATTTCTGCTTCTGGGATAAGGTCATAATTAACTAGGTTTTCTATAGCTGGCATTAATTCCAGTGATTCTACCTGTGGTATATTTTCACCAGCTACAATTTTTTGACAATAAAGCAGTAAGTCATTAATAAACTGCATACAGGATATCCCATCAACAATACCATGATGGAATGTGATAATCATTTGACAGGTAGTTTGATTTTCTGGGGAATACAACAGAGTTAGACGACAAAGAGGAATTTTACCTGGAGGAAATTTTGTATGTAGTTCTTTCTCTGCTATTTTCCATCCTTCGTTTTCATGTTTTTGATAAATCACTTGTAGGGGAATTTCTGTTATTCCCTCAGATTGAAAATACATCCCATCTTCAGTTTCCACAATATAAACTTGCAGCATGGGATGACGTTTTTGAACTAATTTAAGTGCTTGTTGAACAATCTCAGGCTTTACATCTCCTTCTATTTCCGCAATATTTACAATTAGTCCACTCCCTAACTCGTGGCCTAGTTCCATCCACTTTTCAACTAAACCCAGTTTTCTAGAGATTGATTTCATAAATTATTTGACTTGATTTTTTTGTTGTTCAACAAGCACTATGATAAATTAAATTTTCTATTTCAAAACAGGCTTCCCTGTAGAAATAGCCTGTTCTATAATATCAACCGCTCGCTTTACTCCTCCCGCTTTTTGAATTGCAGCTTGCAACCTCAAAGCATTCTTTTTATATGATTCTTCCGTGAGGACTTTTGTAATTGCTTTCCGCAAATTATTCACATTCACTTTCTTCACAGGAATAGCTTCCCCACATCCTGACCAAACTATCCGGGAAGCTACTCCTGGTTGATCATTAGCAATGGGAATTGCTACCATTGGCACACCATTTGTTAAACATTCCAATGTAGTATTTAGTCCTGCATGGGTAATGGTGAGATTGGCTTTTTCTAATAGTTGTAACTGGGGTGCATAACGCACTACTAAAGGATTTCCTGGTAGTCCTTGGAGAACTTGAGGATCGGCTGAACCACCTAAAGAAATAACTAATTGTGCATCTAAATCCTTGCAAGCTTCGGCAATAGTTTGAAAAACTGGTAATAAACGATTTTGCAAAGTTCCCAATGAGGCATAAATTAATGGTTGTCCGGTTAATTTATCAAAGGGAAAATCAACAACTTCCCGACCTGTAGAATTATGATATGGTCCTGTAAAATGAAACCACTGAGGTAACTCTTTTCTGGGAAATTCTAATTCAGCAGGTTGTTGACTAATTTGCGCTAATGGAGAATAACGATTATTAACTTGAGAATATGCAGGTAAATTGTTTTCTTGACGATAGCTATCTATTAATTCTGTAATCGGTTGAGTTGCTTTATTTAATAATTTATAACCTAATTTATTACGAAGTATTCCCCACCAAGCTGGGTTATAATTCCAATTTGTCATAAATGGTGGAACACCGGGTTCTCGATTTAAAACTACTGCACTACAAATAGTAATAAAAGGCATCCCACAAATTTCAGCGATAGTACCACCTTCTGCAAAAGTCTGATCTATTAATAGTGCTTCTATACCTGCATCTTTGACAATTTTGGGGATGTCTCTGAGTTTGATGTTGATTTGTTCTGTAAAGAGTTTGATTGTGTATTTTAAGGCTTCCTGTCCACTTAATTCACCTAATTTAGCCAAATCTTCTGCTGTTGAACCTGGGGGACATTCTGTTTCACCCATGACTTGAAATTCTAAACCTGCTGCTTGTGCTTTGGGTTGTGCATCAGGAACACCTATCAGGGTAACACGGTGGCCACGTTGTTGTAATTCTTTGCCTAATGGTAACATGGTGTTCCAATGACCAGTGGATGCCGGGCAAATTAAGCCGTAATGAGTCATGTTATAGCCTTTTGGTAAATTACAATGTTTTATACCAGAAAACAGCACCACAAGTCAAAAATATAGCTATTTTCTATAAAAAATCCTGTTACTAATTTGAAAACTTTATAAAACTTATGTTTAATGAGCAAAAACATCACTATATTAAAAATAATTATTGCCTGTTCAAGAATAAGGATATTTATGAATTATGGCTCTTATTAGTCTCATAGCTGCTATTTCCGAAGATCGTATTTTAGCTGATTCCAAAAAAGAACACATTCGCGGGGGTATTCCTTGGGATATTCCTAGTGATATACGTTATTTTAAAGAAATTACTTGGCGACATCCTGTAATTATGGGTCGTAAAACCTATGCGACTTTTAATCACCCATTGCCAAATCGTACTAATATTATTGTGACTAGAAATATTGATTATCAAGCTCCTGGATGTTTGGTTTTCCATTCTCTGTATCAGGCAATTCAATGGAGTAAGATGAGTGAAACAGAAGAGATATTTATTGCTGGTGGAGAACAAATTTATACTCAGGCTATGGAATTTGCTAATAAGCTATATTTGACAATTGTGGAAGGTAGTTTTGAGGGTGATATATATTTTCCTGAATTTAGCCACTTTGGCAAATTAACCAAAGAAGAAAAATTACAGGAAAATGGTTTTAGGTTTAAATTTGTGGAAATTGAAAGATGTTAATTTTAGGTAATTTTTGGGGCGATCGCTTTCATCTTCAGCTATCGCCATGATGATTACTGTAAGTGCAAAAACTTATCTAACGCTGCTATTAAACTAGGAGGCCAACGGCGAATATTTGTTACCCAATTAATATCTTTATACCGTGTATCTAGTCCATAAGCTGCTACCCAGTTGCTTTCTGCTTCTCCTTTGTTACCACCTACCCAATAAGCAGCGGT contains:
- a CDS encoding glycosyltransferase; translated protein: MTHYGLICPASTGHWNTMLPLGKELQQRGHRVTLIGVPDAQPKAQAAGLEFQVMGETECPPGSTAEDLAKLGELSGQEALKYTIKLFTEQINIKLRDIPKIVKDAGIEALLIDQTFAEGGTIAEICGMPFITICSAVVLNREPGVPPFMTNWNYNPAWWGILRNKLGYKLLNKATQPITELIDSYRQENNLPAYSQVNNRYSPLAQISQQPAELEFPRKELPQWFHFTGPYHNSTGREVVDFPFDKLTGQPLIYASLGTLQNRLLPVFQTIAEACKDLDAQLVISLGGSADPQVLQGLPGNPLVVRYAPQLQLLEKANLTITHAGLNTTLECLTNGVPMVAIPIANDQPGVASRIVWSGCGEAIPVKKVNVNNLRKAITKVLTEESYKKNALRLQAAIQKAGGVKRAVDIIEQAISTGKPVLK
- a CDS encoding glycosyltransferase family 4 protein gives rise to the protein MDWDNNSIVIYSNFPFHLEDWSPISINQGIGGSEEAIIYLSQELTKLGYQVTVFNRCGDMEGEYNGVVYNSVDKFNPEDNFNVFICHRAWTQPMQMKIKAKKTAIWMHDNPKLFPEIAESQRAEFLRSFDKLFMLSNFHKAMLPDWIPEDKIFLTTNGINLDDFNLTGIKRNPKRLIYISDYTRGIEHLLNQWDLVLTEVLDAELHLFYGWQVVDALINSLLIHKLPNLPAQKQKLLSLFQKKNVYEHGRIGHKQLIKELFQSGIWVYPCHTPETFCISAWKAQAAGCVPVVTTFAGLNETVKSGIRIPGPAGDEETNNTFVAAVIDLLKNPEKQETLRQEALSLRDSFGWDKVAKQWHEDFILA
- a CDS encoding condensation domain-containing protein; protein product: MKSISRKLGLVEKWMELGHELGSGLIVNIAEIEGDVKPEIVQQALKLVQKRHPMLQVYIVETEDGMYFQSEGITEIPLQVIYQKHENEGWKIAEKELHTKFPPGKIPLCRLTLLYSPENQTTCQMIITFHHGIVDGISCMQFINDLLLYCQKIVAGENIPQVESLELMPAIENLVNYDLIPEAEITKTSVNEQINLEPQLIIEGKASANERFSKILPRNLSQDMTKMLITKCKQEETTVHGAICAAMLFAFRKLLNAKEQINLSYGLPVNLRKSCQPEINTQNLGCFISVLGFNQLVGKNTSFWDLARKCKSKIHNSLISGIPLNLLKQNRFRSPDRELMAKSVISKEDKMGRNNAFAISNRGKFQFEYKQEQIKIKDLYFATGQHLGGDCFWLGVVTLNDQIFFSFVYVDPVISDQTANKFADYVIHILHNSCTK
- a CDS encoding dihydrofolate reductase, encoding MALISLIAAISEDRILADSKKEHIRGGIPWDIPSDIRYFKEITWRHPVIMGRKTYATFNHPLPNRTNIIVTRNIDYQAPGCLVFHSLYQAIQWSKMSETEEIFIAGGEQIYTQAMEFANKLYLTIVEGSFEGDIYFPEFSHFGKLTKEEKLQENGFRFKFVEIERC